The sequence AAAAAAGAAACTGGAAAAAGTACCAAAGATCACATTGATGAGCACATTATTGAACTTGCTAAAGTCGATTTAGCACAATCAGAGAAAACGATTAATGAGATTGCATATGATTTGGGATTTAATTACCCGCATTATTTTAGTAGATTATTTAAGAAAAAAACAGGAGAATCTCCCAACGTTTACCGATCTCAATTTTTGAACTAACCAATTATTTTAGCCCCCCAATAAGTCAATCCGTTTCAACTTAATGAAACGGATTTTTTGTTTTCTGAATATTGTGTTCTATGTTCCAAATATTGTGTTCTATTGATTACTTTAATAGCTGTTACTTTGAAGTATCAAATTGAAAAACAAAATATTATGGCACATAAAAATTTAATCACCTGTGATGAAAAAACGCTTTCAAAAGACATTAGCGGGAAAGTCTATATTGTAACTGGAGCAAATTCTGGTGTAGGACTAGAAACAACTCGACAATTGGTAAAACAAGGTGCTCATGTTGTTATGGCCTGTAGAAGAGTTAATGCAGGAGAAGAAGCTAGAGCTACTTTTAAAGAGCTGAAAGGTTCTTCAGAAGTTATTGCTTGTGATTTGGCAGATCTACAATCTGTTCGTGATTTCGTTACTACTTTTAAAAGTAAACACACTCAACTTGATGGTTTAATGTGTAATGCTGGTATGGTGAACATGGAAAATAAGCCTAAATACACTAAACATGGTTTTGAATACACCTGGTCTGCTAGTTATTTTGGTCACTTTTTAATGACAGAATTGCTCTTAGATGTTTTAAAAAACACCAAAGAGTCACGTATGGCTATTATCTCTTCCGTAGTTCATGCAGGTAGCCCTAAAAACAGATATAAAGTGCATTTAGATGATTTACACCATAAAAAAAGAAAATACAACAACTTTGAAGCCTATGGAGAAGCGAAAGTAGCAGTTGTATTATATGCCAAAGAATTAGCTCAGCGACTTGAAGGAACTGGGGTAACTACAGCTTCTATTCACCCAGGTTGGGCACGTTCTAACTTTGGTAGTGGAGGAAACTTTTTTATCCGTACTCTTATGAAAGTCATACAACCTTTTGTAAAAGGTATGACTGATAGCAGTACTGAAGCAGCTCAAACATCTTTACATTGTTTACTTTCTGATGATGCACGTAATCATTCTGGAGCTTATTTTAGTCAGCACAGTGTATTATATAGAGATAAGGAATGTAAAAAAGGAGGCTGGCCAATGCAATCTCCTAATCCTAATGCGCGTGACATGGATACTGCTAGAAAACTTGTTGAAGAAAGTTATAAACTGGTAGGGCTTCAATCGTAATAAAAGTTATAAAATAAAGCAAGCTATTCTAAAGCATACCCTACATACTTTACCACTACAGCAAATTCACTCATAAACAAAATTGTCTATGGGTGAATTTGCTTTAATATTCTACCCTATCCACTCCTCTATTTTTTGCTGAATCACGGTATAGGTATCTTCCGCAGGCATATGTTTTGAGTTTTCTAATAGATGCACCTCTTTTAAATTAGAAAACAATTCCTCACTTCTTTTTGCAATTTTTTCTCCTGGAAAATAAACATCATTTTTTGCTGCAATGATATAAACAGGCGCATCAAAACCTTTTACATCTTGGGGTTTTAATAATTGAGGAATACGTGTATCTAGTTTTACACCTTTCATTATTGTACTCAACATCCTATATAAGTGGTCATTTTCAATTGGCGCAAAGGCATTTAAAAAAGACTTTAAGTGTTTTTCTTGTTGAGTAATTTTATACCTAATTAAAGGAAATGTTAACTTTTTAGTGGATTCCCAAATATTTCCATTTACAATACCACTTGGAACTACAAGAACACATCTTTCTATACGCTCTGGTTTATGAGTCATCAATTTTTCAACAATAAAAGCACCATACGATATTCCAATCACATTGGCTTTTTCTAGCTCTAAACTTTTCAAAACTTCATCCGCCCAGAGTGCAAAAGAATCATCTTTTATGTTTATGGTAAACTCTTCACTTTTTGTTGCCTGCCCAACAGTTTCTACAACATAAAAACAATATTTTTCTAAGAGCTCTTTTACCGCCTCTAATGTTATGGGGGCACCAGCATTGTAACCGTGAAACATCACGACCTTTTTTCCATTCACATTGCCCGCTTGTACCACCCTTGTTCTACCAAAACTGGTATCCACATCTATATTGGTATAGTTAATTTCTAAGCACTTTAACTTTTCATCATACAAACGCATTAATTCTTCTTTTGCTTCCTTATTCTTGTATATTGATGCCATATTTAATGTAAATTTGATTCAAAGATATTAAAAATTAGTCCAAATGGACTAATTTTGTAAAAAAGATGAAAACAAAAAATAAAATTAAGCAGCTATCTAGGGAACTTTTTAATAAAAAAGGGTTTAAAAATGTGACTTTAAGAGAGGTTGCTGATGAGCTTTCGATTAGCTACGGAAATGTAACTTATCATTTTAAGACGAAAGAACTCTTGATTGTATCCTTGTACGAAGATATGCTTCAAGAAACAATTGAAATTCTAAAGACTTTTGATTCTAGCAATCTGTTCGCTAGCATATTAGATGCTCCAACAATCACGTTTGAGCTTTCGATAAAATATTTATTTTTTTATGTAGACTTCGTCGAGATTAGGAGAGATTATCCAGCATTAGCATCGAGATTAGAACAAGACAATAGCTCAAGGAAGAAAGGCTATCTACAAATTTTAAAACAGTTACAAGTTCAAGGATTATTACGAGAGGAGCTAAACGATAATGATTTAGACTACCTAATGAATTTGAGTGGGGCAATGCGGACTTTTTTCTTTATAAACCTAACCCCGAATGACTTCCTTGCTAAAGGATTAAAAGAGCGATACGTAAGCTATGTCAACCATTTGATTTTTCCATATCTAACCGCTAATGGAGTAAAAAGATATGAAATGCACACCAATAAGCAATAGTTTATTTATCGTTGAATTCTATTTTTATTATTTCAGATTATCTAACCCCATAATAAGTAAAAACAGGAGTAACATTAGTATTTTTCACTCTACAAAA comes from Flavobacteriales bacterium and encodes:
- a CDS encoding SDR family oxidoreductase encodes the protein MAHKNLITCDEKTLSKDISGKVYIVTGANSGVGLETTRQLVKQGAHVVMACRRVNAGEEARATFKELKGSSEVIACDLADLQSVRDFVTTFKSKHTQLDGLMCNAGMVNMENKPKYTKHGFEYTWSASYFGHFLMTELLLDVLKNTKESRMAIISSVVHAGSPKNRYKVHLDDLHHKKRKYNNFEAYGEAKVAVVLYAKELAQRLEGTGVTTASIHPGWARSNFGSGGNFFIRTLMKVIQPFVKGMTDSSTEAAQTSLHCLLSDDARNHSGAYFSQHSVLYRDKECKKGGWPMQSPNPNARDMDTARKLVEESYKLVGLQS
- a CDS encoding alpha/beta hydrolase → MASIYKNKEAKEELMRLYDEKLKCLEINYTNIDVDTSFGRTRVVQAGNVNGKKVVMFHGYNAGAPITLEAVKELLEKYCFYVVETVGQATKSEEFTINIKDDSFALWADEVLKSLELEKANVIGISYGAFIVEKLMTHKPERIERCVLVVPSGIVNGNIWESTKKLTFPLIRYKITQQEKHLKSFLNAFAPIENDHLYRMLSTIMKGVKLDTRIPQLLKPQDVKGFDAPVYIIAAKNDVYFPGEKIAKRSEELFSNLKEVHLLENSKHMPAEDTYTVIQQKIEEWIG
- a CDS encoding TetR/AcrR family transcriptional regulator translates to MKTKNKIKQLSRELFNKKGFKNVTLREVADELSISYGNVTYHFKTKELLIVSLYEDMLQETIEILKTFDSSNLFASILDAPTITFELSIKYLFFYVDFVEIRRDYPALASRLEQDNSSRKKGYLQILKQLQVQGLLREELNDNDLDYLMNLSGAMRTFFFINLTPNDFLAKGLKERYVSYVNHLIFPYLTANGVKRYEMHTNKQ